The sequence TATTGTGAGATTGCTGGTGGCGGCGCCACTGCAGATGCATACCATTTAACCGCTCCACATCCGGAAGGATTGGGTGCGCGTAACGTAATGATTGCTGCATTAAAAGATGCAGGTATGCAGCCCGATGAAATTGATTATATCAATACCCATGGAACTTCTACTCCATTAGGCGATGGTGCAGAAGTGAAAGCGATTACTGAAGTGTTTGGCAGCCATGCGTATAATTTAAATATCAGTGCAACCAAATCTATGACCGGACATTGCTTAGGTGCAGCCGGAGTAATAGAAGCCATCGCATGCATTCAGAGTGTGATTCATGATATTGTTCCCCCTACAATTAATCACTTCACAGATGATCCTGAACTGGATCCGAAATTGAATTTTACTTTCAACAAGCCACAGCAAAAAATTGTACGTGCAGCTTTAAGTAATACATTCGGATTTGGCGGACACAATGCCTGTGTGATCGTGAAAAAATTCGTAGCATAACAAGTGCAATTTTTAATAAAGCTATTTAAACCCAAAGCTGCTTCTGCATTTGAAGAACAGCTCAGCAATATGCTTGGCATCAGGCCGGGTAACTTGCAATTGTATCGCAGTGCCCTGAGTCATCGCTCTGTTAAGGAAACACCTGATGAGAACAATGAGCGGCTTGAATTTCTGGGAGATGCGGTACTGAGTGCGGTTGTAGCCGATTATCTTTTTAAATTATATCCCTACAAAGGCGAGGGATTTCTGACGGAAATGCGATCCAAAATGGTGAACCGTCAGCAGCTGAATGATATAGCCCTGAAAATGGGTTTGCGAAAATTAACTTTCTACAACAAGTTTGACAACGCATTAAAGGGTAGTCAGATTTTTGGTAATACGCTGGAAGCATTAATAGGAGCAGTCTACTTAGACAAGGGTTATCCCAAAACCCAGAGCTGGATACTGAAACAGATTGTGATTCCACATTTGTTTATGGAAGACCTGGAAGTGATTGATATCAATCTGAAAAACAAACTGATTGGCTGGGCCAATAAAAACGGCAAGACCATCACGTTTGAAATGGCCGATGAAAAGTTAGAAGGCAACCGCCGCGTATTCACCATGAATGCCGTACTTGATGGTGAAATATTTGCACAGGGAAAAGCCGGTAACAAAAAAGACGCCAGTCAGATTGCCGCGCAGGTCGCAATAGAAAAACTAGGATTATAGAACGTGCGCATCCGGGTGATGGATCTCCTGGCACAATTCAATTAATACCCCATTGGTTCCTTTGGGATGTAAAAAGCAAACCAGTTTATTGTCCGCTCCTTTTTTGGGCGTTTCATTCAAAAGGGTATATCCTTCTGCCACCAATCTTTGCATTTCGGCATGAATATCGGTTACATCAAAAGCAATATGGTGCATGCCTTCTCCTTTTTTGCTAATGTATTTGGCAATCACACCCTCCGGATCGGTGGAAGCCACCAATTCAATTTTAGATTCCCCGGTTTTAAAAAAAGCCGTCATTACTTTTTCAGAAGCCACTTCTTCGGTTTTATAGCAGGGTGTATTGAGCAATTTTTCAAAAACCGGGATACTGACAGCCAGGTCATTTACTGCGATTCCAATATGTTCAATTTTATTCATGATGAATTTTTTATATATAGGGTTACGAATTGAGGAAAAACAACTCCTGTGTTAGCCCTGCGCCAAAATTATAGAACCTATTGTTATACTTTTGCGTTATAAGCAAAAACAAGCAATCATTTATGTTGAAGTTACCTGTTTACTTAGACAATAACGCCACTACACCCATGGATCCAAGAGTTTTGGAAGCCATGTTACCTTATTTTACCGAGCATTTTGGTAATGCCGCCAGCCGTAACCACCCTTTTGGATGGGAAGCAGAAGAAGCGGTAGACTATGCCCGTGAGCAAGTAGCCAAATTAGTTGGTGCCGATCCCAAAGAAATCATTTTCACTTCCGGTGCAACCGAAGGGGACAACCTGGCTATCAAAGGTGTTTATGAAATGTATGCTTCAAAAGGCAACCATATCATCACTGTAACTACTGAACACAAAGCGGTTTTAGATACCTGCAAACACCTGGAAAGAGCGGGTGCAGAAGTAACTTACTTAGAAGTGAAGCCTGATGGCTTAATTGATTTACAACAGTTGGAAGCGGCTATCAAGCCTACCACCATTTTAATTGCGGTAATGTATGCCAACAATGAAATTGGTGTGATTCAGCCGGTGAAGGAAATTTCTGCCATTGCTAAGAAGCACGGTGTATTGTTCTTCTCCGATGCGGTACAGGCTGTAGGTAAAATTCCGGTAGATGTAAACAAGGATGGCATTGATATCATGGCATTCACTGCACACAAAATGTACGGTCCAAAAGGAATCGGTGCTTTGTATGTGCGTCGTAAAAACCCACGCGTTAAAGTAACTGCCCAGATGGATGGCGGTGGCCATGAGCGCGGAATGAGAAGTGGTACTTTGAACGTTCCCGGTATCGTAGGTTTTGGTAAAGCATGCGAATTGGCCCGTTTGGAAATGGCTGATGATGCTGCACGCCTGAGCAAATTGCGCGATAAACTAGAGAACGCTTTAATGAGTCTGGAAGAAGCATATGTAAACGGAAACAGAGAACACCGTTTGCCACATGTTGCCAATATCTCTTTCAAATATGTAGAGGGAGAAGGTTTGTTGATGGGCTTTAACAAGAACATCGCCTTGTCTTCTGGTTCTGCCTGTACTTCTGCTTCTCTAGAGCCAAGCTATGTTTTGAAAGCTTTGGGATTAGGAGACGATTTAGCACATAGCTCATTGCGTTTTGGTTTAGGAAGATTTACTACTGAAGAGCAGATTGACTATACTATTAAAGCCGTAAGCGAAACCGTATTGAAACTAAGAGATATGAGCCCGTTATGGGAAATGTTCAAAGAAGGAGTAGATATGGATAAAATTGAATGGGCACACCATTAATAGTGGTCCCAACAAACAACAAAACTATTAAACCCTAACAAAATAAATTAACATACTATGGCATACTCAGAAAAAGTAATTGACCACTACAATAATCCTAAGAACGTAGGTACATTAGACAAGTCTAAGAGCAATGTAGGTACGGGTTTAGTAGGTGCTCCGGAGTGCGGGGACGTAATGCGTTTACAAATTGAAGTAGACGATGCAACTGGTGTTATCACCGATGCTAAATTCAAAACCTTTGGATGTGGCTCTGCCATTGCTTCTTCATCATTAGCAACTGAGTGGTTAAAAGGTAAAACTTTGGATCAGGCAGTAGCTATCGACAACATGGAACTGGTAGAAGAATTGAATCTTCCTCCGGTAAAAATCCACTGTTCTGTATTGGCTGAAGACGCTATAAAGAGCGCCATCAACGATTACAGAAAGAAGAACGGTTTGGAAGAACTGGTGTTCGAAGAAAGAATTCACTAATTGTTAAATAGCATTGTATGAGTGAGATAGCTGCAGAAAATAGCATATACGTAAGCGACAAAGCCAAGGCCAAAGTAAAACAACTGATGGACGAAGCTGGCGTTGCTGGCGACCCAAGCTATTTTTTAAGAGTAGGTGTTGTGGGTGGAGGTTGTTCCGGATTAAGCTATAAGCTGGATTTTGACAACGAAATCAAACCCATGGATCAGGTTTTTGAAGACAATGGTGTAAAAGTAGTCACCGATTTAAAAAGCTTCTTATACCTGGTGAATACCGAGCTTGATTTCTCTGATGGATTGAATGGTAAAGGGTTTTATTTCAATAATCCCAATGCCAGCAGAAGTTGCGGATGCGGAGAAAGCTTTGCGGTTTAAAAACTGAAGCATATTCGCCATTGCTTTTCTGCGACAGACTTTGTTAAATTAATAGCAATCAATAGTAAAACCCCGATTCGTCGGGGTTTTTGCGTACAAAAACTTTAGATTTGGGCCATGTGGAAGATCTGTAAAAAAGAGTGGCAACAGTTTTTTGCTTCTTTAACCGGATACCTGGTACTCAGTGTATTTTTAGGTGTAACAGGATTATTGTTTTTTGTATTTCCAGAAACCAGTCTGCTCAATTTTGGGTATGCCAGTTTAGCGCCGTTTTTCCAATTAATGCCCTGGCTTTTGTTGTTTTTAATTCCGGCCATTACCATGCGCAGTATATCAGACGAAATGCGCACGGGCACTTTCGAAATTTTACAAACCCTTCCCTTGTCACTCAGGCAAATTATTGCAGGAAAATACTTCGGCACTTTATTAATTATTGCAGTAGCATTGTTTCCAACAGTGATCTATGCCATCTCCATGCAGGCTTTAAGTATTACCGGTGGGATTGACACTGGCGCAACCATTGGGAGTTATATCAGTTTGTTCTTACTGGCCGCAGTGTATGCTGCCATTGGGATATACGCCAGCAGTGTAACAACCAATACCATTGCGGCATTCGGGTTAGGGGCGATTATCGGCTTTGCTTTATTTGCCGGATTCAGTTCTGTAGCACAACTGCCTTTGTTCAATGGCGGCATGGATTATTATATTGAACTGCTGGGCATACAAATGCATGCAGCTAATATCAGCCGCGGTGTGATGGCGCTTTCCGATATTTTATATTTCATTGGACTGATTGTGTTTTTTCTGTATCTCACTCAATTACAGTTAAAGCCATCAGGTAAGTCAAAAAAGCAAATGGGGATTGCTGTGCTTGCAATGATTGCGATTGCATTTGCTGGATCCAGATTAAACCAAAGACTCGATTTAACCGAAGACAAAAGATTTACGCTGAGTCCTTCTACCATTCGCATGTTGGAAAAAATTGACTCAACGGTTAAAGTCGAAGTTTTTTTAACGGGTGAATTATCTGCGGATTACAAGAAGCTCAGTCTGGCAACAGCGGATATGCTGGAGGCTTTTAATAGTTATGCCAACAACCAGATCAAAGTAGATTTTATTGACCCGGTAGAAGGGCTGGCAGATGATACGGCCAAAGCTATGCGTTATGATAGTTTGCAGAAAATGGGCGTAGTGTTTGAGCAAGTAAATAATCAATGGGTATTGCCATCAGCATTAGTGTATTATCGCAAAGGACAGGCACCTATTCCGGTAGATTTAAGAAGCAGCAGAAAAATTTACAAACAGTTCAATGTTATTGCAGAAGAACCGCAGGAAGATGTGGAAGCCACCCGCAATGCAGCCGAAGCACTACTCGAAAACAAGTTTGCAACTGCCATTGATAAAATGACCCGACTGGATGTGCCCACCATTGCCTATGTAGTAGGAAATGGACAACCCACCGATTTAACGGTGAACGATTTGGGAGAAAGTTTGCGCAACGAATACCGTTT is a genomic window of Sediminibacterium sp. TEGAF015 containing:
- the rnc gene encoding ribonuclease III; this encodes MQFLIKLFKPKAASAFEEQLSNMLGIRPGNLQLYRSALSHRSVKETPDENNERLEFLGDAVLSAVVADYLFKLYPYKGEGFLTEMRSKMVNRQQLNDIALKMGLRKLTFYNKFDNALKGSQIFGNTLEALIGAVYLDKGYPKTQSWILKQIVIPHLFMEDLEVIDINLKNKLIGWANKNGKTITFEMADEKLEGNRRVFTMNAVLDGEIFAQGKAGNKKDASQIAAQVAIEKLGL
- the mce gene encoding methylmalonyl-CoA epimerase produces the protein MNKIEHIGIAVNDLAVSIPVFEKLLNTPCYKTEEVASEKVMTAFFKTGESKIELVASTDPEGVIAKYISKKGEGMHHIAFDVTDIHAEMQRLVAEGYTLLNETPKKGADNKLVCFLHPKGTNGVLIELCQEIHHPDAHVL
- a CDS encoding IscS subfamily cysteine desulfurase; its protein translation is MLKLPVYLDNNATTPMDPRVLEAMLPYFTEHFGNAASRNHPFGWEAEEAVDYAREQVAKLVGADPKEIIFTSGATEGDNLAIKGVYEMYASKGNHIITVTTEHKAVLDTCKHLERAGAEVTYLEVKPDGLIDLQQLEAAIKPTTILIAVMYANNEIGVIQPVKEISAIAKKHGVLFFSDAVQAVGKIPVDVNKDGIDIMAFTAHKMYGPKGIGALYVRRKNPRVKVTAQMDGGGHERGMRSGTLNVPGIVGFGKACELARLEMADDAARLSKLRDKLENALMSLEEAYVNGNREHRLPHVANISFKYVEGEGLLMGFNKNIALSSGSACTSASLEPSYVLKALGLGDDLAHSSLRFGLGRFTTEEQIDYTIKAVSETVLKLRDMSPLWEMFKEGVDMDKIEWAHH
- the iscU gene encoding Fe-S cluster assembly scaffold IscU, producing the protein MAYSEKVIDHYNNPKNVGTLDKSKSNVGTGLVGAPECGDVMRLQIEVDDATGVITDAKFKTFGCGSAIASSSLATEWLKGKTLDQAVAIDNMELVEELNLPPVKIHCSVLAEDAIKSAINDYRKKNGLEELVFEERIH
- a CDS encoding HesB/IscA family protein translates to MSEIAAENSIYVSDKAKAKVKQLMDEAGVAGDPSYFLRVGVVGGGCSGLSYKLDFDNEIKPMDQVFEDNGVKVVTDLKSFLYLVNTELDFSDGLNGKGFYFNNPNASRSCGCGESFAV
- the gldG gene encoding gliding motility-associated ABC transporter substrate-binding protein GldG; translation: MWKICKKEWQQFFASLTGYLVLSVFLGVTGLLFFVFPETSLLNFGYASLAPFFQLMPWLLLFLIPAITMRSISDEMRTGTFEILQTLPLSLRQIIAGKYFGTLLIIAVALFPTVIYAISMQALSITGGIDTGATIGSYISLFLLAAVYAAIGIYASSVTTNTIAAFGLGAIIGFALFAGFSSVAQLPLFNGGMDYYIELLGIQMHAANISRGVMALSDILYFIGLIVFFLYLTQLQLKPSGKSKKQMGIAVLAMIAIAFAGSRLNQRLDLTEDKRFTLSPSTIRMLEKIDSTVKVEVFLTGELSADYKKLSLATADMLEAFNSYANNQIKVDFIDPVEGLADDTAKAMRYDSLQKMGVVFEQVNNQWVLPSALVYYRKGQAPIPVDLRSSRKIYKQFNVIAEEPQEDVEATRNAAEALLENKFATAIDKMTRLDVPTIAYVVGNGQPTDLTVNDLGESLRNEYRLGIFNLKQGYPDASIIKTLLMVKPKESFTDEDLLKLDQYVMNGGNIIWFIDKLHAELDSLKRTEGQYTAFDRGLGLDELLFKYGVRINGDLVQDLNCSKIPLVVGRNPDGSIRMQRMPWPYYPLLSSRTPNPISANLDRVLPIFPSSIDTVMAKGIQKTILLSTDSSSRILPSPAVVSLNSVQSEEDLYSFTKSYIPVAVLLEGKFNSLFSNRLPKTVMDSVKQFTGKSFLAKAKKAGKQIVVADGDIVTNEVSQTTGPLPMGMIQMENYRFANKAFFLNSVDYLSSDNSLFESRNKTVVLRLLNKQKLQEQKTLWQGINVLLPVIVILLTGFIFQWWRKKQYSI